The stretch of DNA GTATTATCCCGCAAACGAAATTGAGTCATTTATTAATGAAATCTCGTTTTACTCAAAGACATATACAAATAAATATCTGTCAAACTTTAAAGTTGGGCGTGATAAGTACTATGCTATTGTAAATGAATATATTTTAAGTACTAAAGAATTCAATAGTGAACGATATGAGTTAACATTGTATTATCTTAAAGATAAAAATAGATATACATATATTAAAGAAGAAACAAACTTTAGTTTGAAAGAGTGTGTTAGGCACATAAGAAACTCTGTGGGTTCATGGAAAAATTATGATATTACATGGTTGAGTGCGTCTATGAAGTAATACTAAATACTCGAAAGGGGGTGGTATATTGGAAGCCGTGCAAGTCTTAATGATTGTATTCTATGATAGGGACGATAAACATGTAAGTGAATTTGGTACTTTTGTTGAACGTCCCACACTTTATGAAGTACAACATATTATTGATAATCTCATTACAGATGAAGTCAGGGAAAAGGCGACATATTGTAAGATTGAAGAAAAGTACTACCTTGTTAAAAAGTAAAAATAATAAAAGGGGATAGAATAATGAACAAACCGACAGTAGAAAGTATTAATTTGGTATATGCAGATAAGTTCGAAAAGTACGCGGCAATGATGGTAGTAGATGCAATTTGTGATCTGAAATATATTGTACTCGAAGAAGGAAAGTATAAAGATACAGTAATGAAGTATGCACAAGAAACTGCTGAACGTCTTGGAGTTGAATTTATTGATGAAGTAAAAGAGGATGTTGTAATTTCGGGGGGGGGGGGGGTAACAGTTGAAGACATTGATAATTTGAAAGATGGAGAGTCTTTAGATTTTGATACATATTCAATTGAGAGAGCCTTTGAGGAACACAGAATTAATGGTCAAAGGGTTAGAATGTATTTTGTAGACCTATACACAGTTACGGATTCTTTTGGATATCAGGGTGAATCTGCTGATGCAGAGGAAATTGTTGATGCAATTAATTGTGGTGTTTTTGGTTGATGAAAGGTAAGTTTCATTAAGAGTAAGCCCGATTCAATTTTGAATCTGGCTAATAAAATAAAAATACATACAAAAGGATGATTGGTTGATGAAATTTGAAGATTATAAGTATGCTACAACAGATGAATTGGATCGGGAAGTAGATATTGTATTTAATAGTGTGTTCGACAGTATTGAGGACGAAGAAATTATCCCTATGGAAATGCCGGAATTGCTGAACAAATCCATTATGATTCTGCTGGATATTCTTAAAGAACAGGGCATTGATACCATCCAGGAAGTGGTTGACCGTTTTGGCAGTGTTCATAGTACAGATAATCTAATTATACATGGGATGCTGGCTGATCGGATTGATTATATTCAGAGTTGATTGTCGATTTGATAAAGTTCGTTTAGGTTCTTAAGTCGATCCGTCAGATTGACCGATCGTAAATAAATGAAGATAAAAGGGGAAGCTGTCAATGATTTGGCTGAAATCATTGACGGAAGAGCTTTTATGCAATTTGCTGCTGGTGATAGTGTATTGCTAACTAGTCATGCACTTTCTAGTTACTTTATGGATGAATGTTTCAAGATGATTAAAAATCAAGGCATAGACATTTTCGACATGCTGCAAGACATCGCGGGAAAACCGCTTCAGACGTATACAAGTACAGTTGATGAATTTGGAAATATTACAGATATGAGATTGAATCAACCGAAACTGAAATTAGTTTAGGAGAGATAATAGAATGAACGAGAACTATAACGATTGTATGGGAACGCCTATGTATGGGTTTGGATATGATAATTCTGTGCATCATATTTTGGTGGATACTAACGCAGAAGACGAAAAGGGCAATATATACGGGGAAGTGTTTATTGTTGGATATATTAACGATAAACCAGCAAAAGTTGTTATCAGTAGTTTTGAAAAGAAAGAAGCATTTAATGTGGCGAGTTATCTATCAAAACTATTGTATGTTCCAATCCTTGAAGACGATGGCGAAAATAAAAAATGGATTTATGAAAAAATGGAGGATTAGTCGCTCCTCAAAATTGAGGAACCATTTTGACTCCCCATCTTTGGGGAGTGAGATTCATGATGAAAGACTAATTTCATTAATTGACTTGAAAGGAGGTGAAGATTATTTCAATAGATAAATATAAGTATATTGTTGGTTTATCCATAAACGACAATGAAAACTTTCAAGCTTATTACATCAAAGATAAGGAAGCGGAATCCATAAACAAAGTGGTTAATGATTATTTTGATACATATCCCATATCAGAAATAAAGGGCGGTCAACTTAATATTAATACTACTTTCATAAACATTTCTGATATTAAAACCGTGTAACAAGTGTTTCTCAATGGGCCACATTCAAAATTTAAAACAAACAAGGGAGATAGAATGAAAAATAATATCAATTGGGGAATAAAGCTGTTTGACCCCATGTATCCACAAATTAAAACCTTTGCAAAAAATAAACTAAATGACGGAATAGATAATGGAGATTTTGTTTTTATTAACGGGTTTGATTGCAGACCATTGTTTGAAAGTATTTTAATTGAAGTAGCCAAAAAACGAAAATTGAGTGTTGTGATTAATAAAGACATTGAACGAGTAACCGCACTACAAAATAAATATAATTATAAACACATTTATAATCCAATGAGTATTATGAAAGCTGATCATAATAGACCACACGAAATCATTATTTCCGACAATGTTCAAATTGAAAGTTTTGACAGATTAGAAAGTGATACCCTTATTAGTGGTTTTAGAAAGAAACAACGTGATAGAGGTGAAAATTAATACATATGCATGATCCATATACTAGTGTTGCCGTTTCAATTGATAATGTTGATGGCGCAGTAACCGAATTATTTAAAAAATTGAAATTTGATTTAGTGCCACCAATCCATTGTGAGTTACACCTGTTTAATGATGCTGTATCACACGAATGGCGTTATATGCTTTTGAACAATTCGAGAAATTGTTTGAGTAAGGGAAGCTTAACCAACGAACAGTTTGAATTTATTTTCAATGAGATACAAATATATGCCGATATTGTCACAAAAGATGAGCGGGAATATGAACACATTATAAACGCGCTCACAGACGTTCTACAGGACGATTACACGACGATTATTAAAGGAGAGAGTTCAATAAGTGAACTGGTTCAAAAAGGTCTCATTCGGGCTAGAACAGCAGATGGGGTCATTGCAGCATTGAACAGTAGAGGTGTGTATTGATGAAACTAAATTGGTACTTTTAATACATAGAGAACATAAGTAACAGATGTAAAATAAACAATACATAGGAAGGGTTATAAAGGTGGAATATGAATGAGTCAACTATAGACAAAAAGGTAATCAAACGTTTAAGAAATTTGCCTGAACCAATGGAACCAAAAGACATACAAGAATTTTTAGGGTTGAGTAAGAATTCAACATATAATCTAATTGAATCAAAACAATTCCATAGCGTAAGAATAGGGAAATTATATAAAATTCCAAAGAGAACTTTTGTAAAATGGTTCTTAGGTGATTGAAATTATAGGGGGCTAACAATGCCCCCCATTATTTTTATAATAAAGTTGCATCAAGGCAAAAAAGTTGCACTCATTTTTGCGCCCCCCATTTTGCCACCCGATAAATAATGAATGGTTAAGTTTAACATCATAGAAAATACGGACAAACAAAAAACCCTTATAAATCAAGGGTTTAATGAGTGAGATATGTTTGATAATAATATAGGACGGATGGGGATCGAACCCATGACCTCTACCCTGTCAAGATAGTGCTCTCCCGCTGAGCTACCGTCCTGCAACGAGATTTATAATACCATAAGGCAGGGGAGAGATGCAAATGTTTTTTTCAAAATTGAAGACAGGTACATACCCTAAATGCGAATATTGCACCAGGCCGCCGGGTGATCTGAGCATATGAGGAATGGCGCAGCCATACTAGCATTTTATCGGACGAAAGTATTGCCGTATGCGCAAATATCCGCTAGAATCGGAGAGATGATTTCTGTTATTGCGGCCAGTGTGACGCATGTGGCGGAAACCTGCCCGGGGATGTGATTATATTAAGAATAATATAGAAAATAACGGATTATTGATCAGGGATGAAGTCATCCCGGTTCAGGATAAATAGAACAAGACCTAAGATTGCGGACGCGATCGGACATATAACTGGAGGGATAACCATGAATGTGGAGGAAATTATGCTGCTGCATCAAGGCGGCAAACTGGAAACAACATTGAAGCATCCGATCGAATCGATGGAGGATTTGGCTAAGGTCTATACGCCGGGAGTAGCCAAGGTATGTCAGGCCATCGCGTCCGACCAGGATAGAGCTTACGAACTGACCACCAAAAAAAATACGGTGGCGGTCATCAGCGACGGTACTGCGGTATTGGGACTTGGCGATATCGGCCCGAAAGCCGCAATGCCCGTTATGGAAGGTAAGGCGGCCCTGTTCAAACAGTTCGCCGATGTGGATGCAGTGCCGATCTGCCTGGATACGAAGAGTACGGAAGAGATTATCGCGATTGTCAAGGCGCTGGCTCCCACCTTTGGCGGCATCAACCTGGAGGATATTTCTTCTCCCCGCTGCTTCGAAATTGAGCGCCGTCTTAAAGAAGAACTGGATATTCCGGTATTCCATGACGACCAGCACGGAACGGCCATTGTAGTGCTGGCAGGTCTGCTTAACGCGCTGAAGGTGGTAGACAAAGACATAAGGGATGTCAAAATCGTCGTAAACGGCTGCGGGGCGGCAGGCATATCAGTAGCTAAAATGCTGCTTAACGCTGGCGCCGAGAATCTGATTGGTGTGGACCGGGAAGGCGCCATCAACCGGCTGAACGTGTATGACAAGCCTCATTGGACCGAATTTGCGGAGATAAGCAATCCTAACTTGGAACAAGGAACTCTTTCCGATTGCATCGTAGGTGCGGATGTATTTGTAGGCGTTTCGGCACCCAACGTGCTGAAGGTCGATGATGTCCGGAAAATGGCCAAGGACCCGATTGTCTTCGCAATGGCCAATCCGACGCCGGAAATTGATCCCGAGCTTGCCGCTCCATACGTAAAGGTAATGGCGACGGGCCGCTCCGATTATCCGAATCAGATTAACAACGTGCTTTGCTTCCCGGGCATCTTCAGAGGCGCTCTCGACTGCGGCGCAAGCGACATTAATGATGAAATGAAGCTCGCGGTAGCGGAAGCGATTGCCACATCTGTCGATCCCTCCGAACTGAACGAACGGTTTATTATTCCGAACCCTTTTGACAAGCGGGTCGTTGAATGCATCCGGAAGGCAGTGGCCGAGGCGGCGATCCGAACCGGGGTTGCGAGAAATATGCTTATTAGCGTGAACTAAACGTCTTTCAATCTGCGATTAACGAAGAATATATATCCAAAAAAGAAAACGAACCGGCCAATCTTCCGTTGGCCGGTTCGTCTGTTGTTGAGCATCTATATACTGTCAGCCGCCAAGAATTCAGCGTATCTGAACGCGGACCCTGACAACCGCTCACCTTTGCGCAGCTTCTCGCGGACAGCCAAGATGGCGGCGTCCGCTTTTTGCAATTCTTCAAGCAGCGCCGTTTCGTCCTGATCACTCTCCAGCACATCTGCAATGCCGCCGCTCTTCAGCACAATGCGGCTGTGGGCAAGCAGGGCTAAGATCGGATCATGGGTCGCCATCAGCACAATCTTCTGATTTTGCACAAGAATATCCAGCGCCTGTCTGCGGTCAATCCCCGCATTCTCAATCTCGTCAATCAGCACGATCGGGCTATCGGATAAAATGGCGGTATCCGCAATCATCAGGGAGCGTGATTGTCCGCCGCTGAGCGCGGTCAGCGGGGTATCCGGCACAATCGGCTCGCCGGTCAGCCGATTTGCCTGCGTGACGACGCTGTTGATCAGTTCCTCCAGCCCCGTCTCGCCAAGGTTGGTGTCGCGGCATTCCGCGTGCATCGCAATAAACTCCGCCACCGTAGCGTCCATGACAAAGTTCATATTCTGGGACAGCTGGGCAATCAGCTTCCGCCCCATGTCGAATCTGATCTCGGGTGCAGGCGGCTGATCGTTAATCAGGATGCATCGGCCGCTCGGTGTATCCCGCTGGGCGATATATTCGATATCCGCCAGCAGCCTGCTCTTGCCCGAGCCTGTCGGTCCGACCACAGCAACCAGGTCGCCAGGCACCAGCCTTAAGGCGACATCCTCCGCTTCACCGGATTTGGAATGGCCGCCAAGGATCGTAATGGATTGAATATCCTCCATCATATCAGCTCACCTCCGGGCGGGGAACGTCCGGAATAGCGATGCTCTTGACGTTGCCCATTTGATAGTCGTGCCCGATTCTCGTTTCACCCAGGCAGTAGGAACAGACCGCAGCCGGCATCGAGAACCGCAGCTTCCGCCCGTCGAGATCGTCGATATCTTCAGCCTGCGCAAGCAGGACGCCGAGCCGTTCCTTGCCCTGACCGGTCAGGCCGTTGATATGAAGAATCTCCGCCCGGGCGTTCACTTTGCGGACTTGGTACTGAAACACCTCGCGCTCGGCCTGGGAGACAATGTCGCCCTTTGTAATGGCCACGATATCGGCTTGCTTCAGCAGCGGCCCCATCTTGGTCGGGGTATTCACTCCCGATAAATTATCAATGACGCAGACCGCCAGGGCATGGCGGATAAAAGGAGAGCAGCGGTTGCACAGACCGGCGCTTTCGCTGATCAGAATATCCAGTTCCAGCGATTGTCCCCAGCGGGCGCAGGCTTCGATATTGGTTACAAAATAATGGTCCGGGCACAGGTTTCCGGCAAGACCGAGAAGCACCGGCACTCCTTTGGCACGGTAGCGCTCATCATCCTTGGAGGCAACGCAGTCGAATTTCACGACCCCCGCTTTCAGACCCTGCTCCTTCAACCAATCAATTACACGCAGAAGCATGGAGGTTTTGCCGCTCGACGGCGGACCCGCCACGGTTATGAGCTTCATAAGCTTAGTCCTCCTGTTCAAACCCTTTGTTAAAGGCAGCGTTCACGGCATCCGTCTTTGCTTGAATATCACTGTTCCAG from Paenibacillus sophorae encodes:
- a CDS encoding helix-turn-helix domain-containing protein; translation: MEPKDIQEFLGLSKNSTYNLIESKQFHSVRIGKLYKIPKRTFVKWFLGD
- a CDS encoding NAD(P)-dependent malic enzyme, yielding MKSSRFRINRTRPKIADAIGHITGGITMNVEEIMLLHQGGKLETTLKHPIESMEDLAKVYTPGVAKVCQAIASDQDRAYELTTKKNTVAVISDGTAVLGLGDIGPKAAMPVMEGKAALFKQFADVDAVPICLDTKSTEEIIAIVKALAPTFGGINLEDISSPRCFEIERRLKEELDIPVFHDDQHGTAIVVLAGLLNALKVVDKDIRDVKIVVNGCGAAGISVAKMLLNAGAENLIGVDREGAINRLNVYDKPHWTEFAEISNPNLEQGTLSDCIVGADVFVGVSAPNVLKVDDVRKMAKDPIVFAMANPTPEIDPELAAPYVKVMATGRSDYPNQINNVLCFPGIFRGALDCGASDINDEMKLAVAEAIATSVDPSELNERFIIPNPFDKRVVECIRKAVAEAAIRTGVARNMLISVN
- a CDS encoding ATP-binding cassette domain-containing protein — its product is MMEDIQSITILGGHSKSGEAEDVALRLVPGDLVAVVGPTGSGKSRLLADIEYIAQRDTPSGRCILINDQPPAPEIRFDMGRKLIAQLSQNMNFVMDATVAEFIAMHAECRDTNLGETGLEELINSVVTQANRLTGEPIVPDTPLTALSGGQSRSLMIADTAILSDSPIVLIDEIENAGIDRRQALDILVQNQKIVLMATHDPILALLAHSRIVLKSGGIADVLESDQDETALLEELQKADAAILAVREKLRKGERLSGSAFRYAEFLAADSI
- a CDS encoding GTP-binding protein, whose protein sequence is MKLITVAGPPSSGKTSMLLRVIDWLKEQGLKAGVVKFDCVASKDDERYRAKGVPVLLGLAGNLCPDHYFVTNIEACARWGQSLELDILISESAGLCNRCSPFIRHALAVCVIDNLSGVNTPTKMGPLLKQADIVAITKGDIVSQAEREVFQYQVRKVNARAEILHINGLTGQGKERLGVLLAQAEDIDDLDGRKLRFSMPAAVCSYCLGETRIGHDYQMGNVKSIAIPDVPRPEVS